One genomic segment of Gorilla gorilla gorilla isolate KB3781 chromosome 23, NHGRI_mGorGor1-v2.1_pri, whole genome shotgun sequence includes these proteins:
- the CCDC157 gene encoding coiled-coil domain-containing protein 157 isoform X1 — translation MAHLLGSQACMESLRTDLTDLQGAIVDVFSRAGPVRFPSWKFPDRMACDLDMVALLEHYDHVPGDPEFTQLSHAVLLELVIDRLLLLLQSCMSYLENLGSEQMMPPAQAAGPCMSVGLTVRRFWDSLLRLGTLHQQPLPQKGANQRETPTTKGEPARSPEYLTAKFIKPSSPVLGLPQTCQEPESIPVRASLQFPATTSRNTRSVHSQTIETALVPCDACASVQGSLRKVGKVVISLCQSQNLPSSLGQFQQLVQDSMGLRPLPAATVGRWAAEQRKDLTRLCKHVEALRAQLEEAEGQKDGLRKQAGKLEQALKQEQGARRRQAEEDEQCLSEWEHDKQQLLTETSDLKTKMATLERELKQQRESTQAVEAKAQQLQEEGERRAAAERQVQQLEEQVQQLEAQVQLLVGRLEGAGQQICWASTELDKEKARVDSMVRHQESLQAKQRALLKQLDSLDQECEELRGSLDEAEAQRARVEEQLQSEREQGQCQLRAQQELLQSLQREKQGLEQATTDLRLTILELEREVVELKERERLLVAFPDLHRPTETQIHGPIPLGTGGRSSSVESQITCPTDSGNVTDHMERQVQANDIRIRVLQEENGRLQSMLSKIREVAQQGGLKLIPQDRLWSPSSKGTQGATPPVQAQSTSPGPLGRQHLPSSRTGRTLLGQPCTSPPRQSCASPSRQPCSQPSKSLLEGVTHLDTCTQNPIKEMVTVMKVSLNPGGHSPRRPLKAGQGLHQAEDTLPALAFPSLSLGGLFSPGCHAAKHLGLWFSS, via the exons ATGGCGCACCTGCTGGGCAGCCAGGCCTGCATGGAGAGCCTGCGCACAGACCTCACCGACCTGCAGGGTGCCATCGTAGACGTCTTCTCCCGCGCCGGGCCTGTGCGCTTCCCCTCCTGGAAGTTCCCTGACCGCATGGCCTGTGACCTCGACATGGTGGCCCTGCTGGAGCACTATGACCATGTTCCAGGTGACCCCGAGTTCACGCAGCTGTCCCATGCCGTGCTGCTGGAGCTGGTCATCGACAG GCTCCTGCTGCTGCTTCAAAGCTGTATGAGCTACTTGGAGAACCTTGGCTCAGAGCAGATGATGCCCCCTGCACAGGCTGCGGGGCCCTGCATGTCCGTGGGGCTCACGGTGCGGCGCTTCTGGGACAGCCTGCTGAGGCTGGGCACGCTCCACCAGCAGCCACTCCCCCAG AAAGGGGCAAACCAAAGGGAGACTCCCACCACCAAGGGCGAGCCAGCCAGGAGCCCTGAATATCTGACTGCCAAGTTCATCAAGCCCTCCTCCCCAGTGCTAGGCTTGCCCCAGACCTGCCAAGAGCCAGAGAGCATCCCTGTCAGAGCCTCCCTGCAGTTCCCAGCGACGACGTCCAGGAACACCAGGAGTGTCCACTCCCAGACCATTGAGACGGCCCTGGTGCCCTGTGACGCATGCGCCAGCGTCCAGGGAAGCCTGCGGAAGGTGGGCAAGGTGGTCATCAGCCTGTGTCAGAGCCAGAACCTGCCCTCGTCCTTAGGCCAGTTCCAGCAACTGGTGCAGGACAGCATGGGGCTCAGGCCACTGCCGGCTGCCACCGTGGGCCGCTGGGCAGCAGAGCAGAGGAAAGACCTGACGCGCCTCTGTAAGCATGTGGAGGCCCTCAGGGCCCAGCTGGAGGAGGCCGAAGGGCAGAAGGATGGCCTGAGGAAGCAGGCGGGCAAGCTGGAGCAGGCGCTGAAACAGGAGCAGGGGGCACGGCGGCGACAGGCGGAGGAGGATGAGCAGTGCCTGTCTGAGTGGGAGCACGACAAACAGCAGCTGCTCACAG AAACAAGTGACCTAAAGACAAAGATGGCCACCCTGGAGAGAGAACTGAAACAGCAGCGGGAGTCCACGCAGGCTGTGG AGGCAAAGGCCCAGCAGCTGCAGGAGGAAGGCGAGCGCAGGGCGGCAGCGGAGAGGCAGGTGCAGCAGCTGGAGGAGCAGGTGCAGCAGTTGGAGGCGCAGGTGCAGCTGTTGGTGGGTCGGCTGGAGGGCGCTGGCCAGCAGATCTGCTGGGCCAGCACGGAGCTGGATAAGGAGAAGGCCCGTGTCGACAGCATGGTCCGCCACCAGGAG TCTCTGCAGGCCAAGCAGCGAGCCCTGCTAAAGCAGCTGGACAGCCTGGACCAGGAATGTGAGGAGCTGCGGGGCAGCCTGGACGAGGCTGAGGCCCAGCGGGCCCGCGTGGAGGAGCAGCTGCAGAGCGAGCGGGAGCAGGGGCAATGCCAGCTCAGGGCCCAGCAG GAGCTGCTGCAGAGCCTGCAGAGGGAGAAGCAAGGCCTGGAGCAGGCGACTACGGACCTGCGGCTAACCATCCTGGAGCTAGAACGGGAGGTGGTGGAGCTGAAGGAGCGGGAGCGGCTGCTGGTGGCCTTCCCAGACCTGCACAGGCCCACTGAGACCCAGATCCATG GTCCTATCCCATTGGGCACAGGAGGCAGATCCAGCAGCGTGGAATCCCAGATAACATGTCCCACAGACTCTGGCAACGTCACAGATCACATGGAGAGGCAAGTGCAGGCCAACGACATCCGCATCCGGGTCCTACAGGAGGAGAACGGGCGGCTCCAATCAATGCTGTCCAAAATCCGGGAAGTGGCCCAGCAGGGTGGCCTCAAG ctgatCCCGCAGGACCGGCTCTGGTCCCCTTCCAGCAAGGGAACCCAGGGAGCAACACCACCAGTCCAGGCCCAGAGCACATCCCCAGG GCCTCTGGGCAGACAGCACCTTCCTAGCAGCAGGACGGGTAGGACCCTGCTGGGCCAGCCCTGCACATCCCCACCTCGGCAGTCCTGCGCATCCCCATCTCGGCAGCCCTGCAGCCAGCCCAGCAAGTCCTTGCTGGAGGGTGTGACCCACTTGGACACCTGCACCCAGAACCCCATCAAG GAAATGGTGACCGTCATGAAGGTTTCTCTAAATCCTGGAGGTCATAGCCCCAGGAGGCCACTGAAGGCGGGGCAAGGCCTCCACCAAGCAGAGGACACCCTGCCAGCCCTGGCTTTCCCATCCCTGTCCCTTGGGGGTCTCTTCAGCCCAGGGTGCCATGCGGCCAAGCATCTGGGGCTCTGGTTTTCCTCATGA
- the CCDC157 gene encoding coiled-coil domain-containing protein 157 isoform X7: MSYLENLGSEQMMPPAQAAGPCMSVGLTVRRFWDSLLRLGTLHQQPLPQKGANQRETPTTKGEPARSPEYLTAKFIKPSSPVLGLPQTCQEPESIPVRASLQFPATTSRNTRSVHSQTIETALVPCDACASVQGSLRKVGKVVISLCQSQNLPSSLGQFQQLVQDSMGLRPLPAATVGRWAAEQRKDLTRLCKHVEALRAQLEEAEGQKDGLRKQAGKLEQALKQEQGARRRQAEEDEQCLSEWEHDKQQLLTETSDLKTKMATLERELKQQRESTQAVEAKAQQLQEEGERRAAAERQVQQLEEQVQQLEAQVQLLVGRLEGAGQQICWASTELDKEKARVDSMVRHQESLQAKQRALLKQLDSLDQECEELRGSLDEAEAQRARVEEQLQSEREQGQCQLRAQQELLQSLQREKQGLEQATTDLRLTILELEREVVELKERERLLVAFPDLHRPTETQIHGPIPLGTGGRSSSVESQITCPTDSGNVTDHMERQVQANDIRIRVLQEENGRLQSMLSKIREVAQQGGLKLIPQDRLWSPSSKGTQGATPPVQAQSTSPGPLGRQHLPSSRTGRTLLGQPCTSPPRQSCASPSRQPCSQPSKSLLEGVTHLDTCTQNPIKEMVTVMKVSLNPGGHSPRRPLKAGQGLHQAEDTLPALAFPSLSLGGLFSPGCHAAKHLGLWFSS; the protein is encoded by the exons ATGAGCTACTTGGAGAACCTTGGCTCAGAGCAGATGATGCCCCCTGCACAGGCTGCGGGGCCCTGCATGTCCGTGGGGCTCACGGTGCGGCGCTTCTGGGACAGCCTGCTGAGGCTGGGCACGCTCCACCAGCAGCCACTCCCCCAG AAAGGGGCAAACCAAAGGGAGACTCCCACCACCAAGGGCGAGCCAGCCAGGAGCCCTGAATATCTGACTGCCAAGTTCATCAAGCCCTCCTCCCCAGTGCTAGGCTTGCCCCAGACCTGCCAAGAGCCAGAGAGCATCCCTGTCAGAGCCTCCCTGCAGTTCCCAGCGACGACGTCCAGGAACACCAGGAGTGTCCACTCCCAGACCATTGAGACGGCCCTGGTGCCCTGTGACGCATGCGCCAGCGTCCAGGGAAGCCTGCGGAAGGTGGGCAAGGTGGTCATCAGCCTGTGTCAGAGCCAGAACCTGCCCTCGTCCTTAGGCCAGTTCCAGCAACTGGTGCAGGACAGCATGGGGCTCAGGCCACTGCCGGCTGCCACCGTGGGCCGCTGGGCAGCAGAGCAGAGGAAAGACCTGACGCGCCTCTGTAAGCATGTGGAGGCCCTCAGGGCCCAGCTGGAGGAGGCCGAAGGGCAGAAGGATGGCCTGAGGAAGCAGGCGGGCAAGCTGGAGCAGGCGCTGAAACAGGAGCAGGGGGCACGGCGGCGACAGGCGGAGGAGGATGAGCAGTGCCTGTCTGAGTGGGAGCACGACAAACAGCAGCTGCTCACAG AAACAAGTGACCTAAAGACAAAGATGGCCACCCTGGAGAGAGAACTGAAACAGCAGCGGGAGTCCACGCAGGCTGTGG AGGCAAAGGCCCAGCAGCTGCAGGAGGAAGGCGAGCGCAGGGCGGCAGCGGAGAGGCAGGTGCAGCAGCTGGAGGAGCAGGTGCAGCAGTTGGAGGCGCAGGTGCAGCTGTTGGTGGGTCGGCTGGAGGGCGCTGGCCAGCAGATCTGCTGGGCCAGCACGGAGCTGGATAAGGAGAAGGCCCGTGTCGACAGCATGGTCCGCCACCAGGAG TCTCTGCAGGCCAAGCAGCGAGCCCTGCTAAAGCAGCTGGACAGCCTGGACCAGGAATGTGAGGAGCTGCGGGGCAGCCTGGACGAGGCTGAGGCCCAGCGGGCCCGCGTGGAGGAGCAGCTGCAGAGCGAGCGGGAGCAGGGGCAATGCCAGCTCAGGGCCCAGCAG GAGCTGCTGCAGAGCCTGCAGAGGGAGAAGCAAGGCCTGGAGCAGGCGACTACGGACCTGCGGCTAACCATCCTGGAGCTAGAACGGGAGGTGGTGGAGCTGAAGGAGCGGGAGCGGCTGCTGGTGGCCTTCCCAGACCTGCACAGGCCCACTGAGACCCAGATCCATG GTCCTATCCCATTGGGCACAGGAGGCAGATCCAGCAGCGTGGAATCCCAGATAACATGTCCCACAGACTCTGGCAACGTCACAGATCACATGGAGAGGCAAGTGCAGGCCAACGACATCCGCATCCGGGTCCTACAGGAGGAGAACGGGCGGCTCCAATCAATGCTGTCCAAAATCCGGGAAGTGGCCCAGCAGGGTGGCCTCAAG ctgatCCCGCAGGACCGGCTCTGGTCCCCTTCCAGCAAGGGAACCCAGGGAGCAACACCACCAGTCCAGGCCCAGAGCACATCCCCAGG GCCTCTGGGCAGACAGCACCTTCCTAGCAGCAGGACGGGTAGGACCCTGCTGGGCCAGCCCTGCACATCCCCACCTCGGCAGTCCTGCGCATCCCCATCTCGGCAGCCCTGCAGCCAGCCCAGCAAGTCCTTGCTGGAGGGTGTGACCCACTTGGACACCTGCACCCAGAACCCCATCAAG GAAATGGTGACCGTCATGAAGGTTTCTCTAAATCCTGGAGGTCATAGCCCCAGGAGGCCACTGAAGGCGGGGCAAGGCCTCCACCAAGCAGAGGACACCCTGCCAGCCCTGGCTTTCCCATCCCTGTCCCTTGGGGGTCTCTTCAGCCCAGGGTGCCATGCGGCCAAGCATCTGGGGCTCTGGTTTTCCTCATGA
- the CCDC157 gene encoding coiled-coil domain-containing protein 157 isoform X6 has protein sequence MAHLLGSQACMESLRTDLTDLQGAIVDVFSRAGPVRFPSWKFPDRMACDLDMVALLEHYDHVPGDPEFTQLSHAVLLELVIDRLLLLLQSCMSYLENLGSEQMMPPAQAAGPCMSVGLTVRRFWDSLLRLGTLHQQPLPQKGANQRETPTTKGEPARSPEYLTAKFIKPSSPVLGLPQTCQEPESIPVRASLQFPATTSRNTRSVHSQTIETALVPCDACASVQGSLRKVGKVVISLCQSQNLPSSLGQFQQLVQDSMGLRPLPAATVGRWAAEQRKDLTRLCKHVEALRAQLEEAEGQKDGLRKQAGKLEQALKQEQGARRRQAEEDEQCLSEWEHDKQQLLTETSDLKTKMATLERELKQQRESTQAVEAKAQQLQEEGERRAAAERQVQQLEEQVQQLEAQVQLLVGRLEGAGQQICWASTELDKEKARVDSMVRHQESLQAKQRALLKQLDSLDQECEELRGSLDEAEAQRARVEEQLQSEREQGQCQLRAQQELLQSLQREKQGLEQATTDLRLTILELEREVVELKERERLLVAFPDLHRPTETQIHGGRSSSVESQITCPTDSGNVTDHMERQVQANDIRIRVLQEENGRLQSMLSKIREVAQQGGLKLIPQDRLWSPSSKGTQGATPPVQAQSTSPGSACYKTEPNHGRKIPLRSRAQWLTSVTPALWEAEAGGSPEIGSSRPA, from the exons ATGGCGCACCTGCTGGGCAGCCAGGCCTGCATGGAGAGCCTGCGCACAGACCTCACCGACCTGCAGGGTGCCATCGTAGACGTCTTCTCCCGCGCCGGGCCTGTGCGCTTCCCCTCCTGGAAGTTCCCTGACCGCATGGCCTGTGACCTCGACATGGTGGCCCTGCTGGAGCACTATGACCATGTTCCAGGTGACCCCGAGTTCACGCAGCTGTCCCATGCCGTGCTGCTGGAGCTGGTCATCGACAG GCTCCTGCTGCTGCTTCAAAGCTGTATGAGCTACTTGGAGAACCTTGGCTCAGAGCAGATGATGCCCCCTGCACAGGCTGCGGGGCCCTGCATGTCCGTGGGGCTCACGGTGCGGCGCTTCTGGGACAGCCTGCTGAGGCTGGGCACGCTCCACCAGCAGCCACTCCCCCAG AAAGGGGCAAACCAAAGGGAGACTCCCACCACCAAGGGCGAGCCAGCCAGGAGCCCTGAATATCTGACTGCCAAGTTCATCAAGCCCTCCTCCCCAGTGCTAGGCTTGCCCCAGACCTGCCAAGAGCCAGAGAGCATCCCTGTCAGAGCCTCCCTGCAGTTCCCAGCGACGACGTCCAGGAACACCAGGAGTGTCCACTCCCAGACCATTGAGACGGCCCTGGTGCCCTGTGACGCATGCGCCAGCGTCCAGGGAAGCCTGCGGAAGGTGGGCAAGGTGGTCATCAGCCTGTGTCAGAGCCAGAACCTGCCCTCGTCCTTAGGCCAGTTCCAGCAACTGGTGCAGGACAGCATGGGGCTCAGGCCACTGCCGGCTGCCACCGTGGGCCGCTGGGCAGCAGAGCAGAGGAAAGACCTGACGCGCCTCTGTAAGCATGTGGAGGCCCTCAGGGCCCAGCTGGAGGAGGCCGAAGGGCAGAAGGATGGCCTGAGGAAGCAGGCGGGCAAGCTGGAGCAGGCGCTGAAACAGGAGCAGGGGGCACGGCGGCGACAGGCGGAGGAGGATGAGCAGTGCCTGTCTGAGTGGGAGCACGACAAACAGCAGCTGCTCACAG AAACAAGTGACCTAAAGACAAAGATGGCCACCCTGGAGAGAGAACTGAAACAGCAGCGGGAGTCCACGCAGGCTGTGG AGGCAAAGGCCCAGCAGCTGCAGGAGGAAGGCGAGCGCAGGGCGGCAGCGGAGAGGCAGGTGCAGCAGCTGGAGGAGCAGGTGCAGCAGTTGGAGGCGCAGGTGCAGCTGTTGGTGGGTCGGCTGGAGGGCGCTGGCCAGCAGATCTGCTGGGCCAGCACGGAGCTGGATAAGGAGAAGGCCCGTGTCGACAGCATGGTCCGCCACCAGGAG TCTCTGCAGGCCAAGCAGCGAGCCCTGCTAAAGCAGCTGGACAGCCTGGACCAGGAATGTGAGGAGCTGCGGGGCAGCCTGGACGAGGCTGAGGCCCAGCGGGCCCGCGTGGAGGAGCAGCTGCAGAGCGAGCGGGAGCAGGGGCAATGCCAGCTCAGGGCCCAGCAG GAGCTGCTGCAGAGCCTGCAGAGGGAGAAGCAAGGCCTGGAGCAGGCGACTACGGACCTGCGGCTAACCATCCTGGAGCTAGAACGGGAGGTGGTGGAGCTGAAGGAGCGGGAGCGGCTGCTGGTGGCCTTCCCAGACCTGCACAGGCCCACTGAGACCCAGATCCATG GAGGCAGATCCAGCAGCGTGGAATCCCAGATAACATGTCCCACAGACTCTGGCAACGTCACAGATCACATGGAGAGGCAAGTGCAGGCCAACGACATCCGCATCCGGGTCCTACAGGAGGAGAACGGGCGGCTCCAATCAATGCTGTCCAAAATCCGGGAAGTGGCCCAGCAGGGTGGCCTCAAG ctgatCCCGCAGGACCGGCTCTGGTCCCCTTCCAGCAAGGGAACCCAGGGAGCAACACCACCAGTCCAGGCCCAGAGCACATCCCCAGG GTCAGCTTGCTATAAGACAGAACCCAACCATGGGCGTAAAATCCCTTTgagaagccgggcgcagtggctcacgtctgtaaccccagcactttgggaggccgaggcaggcggatcacctgagatcgggagttcgagaccagcctga